Proteins encoded within one genomic window of Paenarthrobacter sp. JL.01a:
- a CDS encoding PucR family transcriptional regulator, which produces MAITVAELVAEPQLGLTLLAGSAGTGNRITWAHTSDLPRLWEWVTGGELMMTNGLSIPADSDGQVELAEALVDAGASALAIGEKMHAPPLTAEFLAACERLALPLINIPYPLPFIAIARSVAESSLLEESRRLRQTARVYDLLRTAGASEDHWQSLVLRLATELDSELFVVDRRCLHPWHPEGHPLPEFLVEEWSPQPGRVSVAGKNFQWHRIRGRHVLTMDIPTHANALLVVLPGSEPHPDAVVLLHAATVLGLQLARIVLSLEGRHRLAGEFLLQALDGRLGTGEIERRLTAFEVPPQEFVVASMLADDGGRLANVHVELWRHGVPAASLRRNDRLHVVVAADVADDLLVHCAGSESVIGVSSAASVAGLQQALQESLWALGSARANKLGLARYAEGPSWLGLTGFEEGTALVQRLLGPVFAYEQRQDGDLTVTLKTYLDSQRSWQKTASALFTHRQTIIYRIRKIGELTGLDMGETSTLAQLWLALQIHEAMRG; this is translated from the coding sequence ATGGCCATCACCGTCGCCGAACTCGTGGCTGAGCCGCAGCTCGGACTCACGCTCCTGGCCGGATCTGCGGGCACCGGCAACCGCATCACCTGGGCCCACACCTCTGACCTCCCGCGGCTGTGGGAGTGGGTCACCGGCGGGGAACTCATGATGACCAACGGCCTCTCCATTCCAGCGGATTCGGACGGACAGGTGGAGCTTGCTGAGGCCCTGGTGGACGCCGGTGCCAGTGCGTTGGCGATCGGCGAGAAGATGCACGCGCCTCCACTGACAGCTGAGTTCCTGGCTGCTTGTGAGCGGCTGGCCCTGCCCCTGATCAACATTCCCTACCCGCTGCCGTTCATCGCCATTGCGCGGTCCGTGGCCGAGTCGTCGCTGCTCGAAGAATCCCGCCGTCTCCGCCAGACAGCCCGCGTCTACGACCTCCTGCGCACCGCCGGCGCGTCCGAGGATCACTGGCAAAGTCTGGTCCTTCGGCTCGCTACCGAACTGGATTCGGAGCTGTTCGTGGTGGACCGCCGCTGCCTGCACCCGTGGCATCCGGAGGGCCATCCCCTGCCGGAGTTCCTTGTGGAGGAATGGTCGCCGCAACCGGGCCGCGTATCCGTGGCGGGCAAGAACTTCCAGTGGCACCGGATCCGTGGCCGGCACGTGCTGACCATGGACATTCCCACCCACGCGAATGCGCTCCTCGTAGTGCTGCCCGGCAGCGAACCGCACCCTGACGCCGTCGTACTTCTGCATGCCGCAACCGTGCTGGGACTGCAGTTGGCGCGCATCGTACTCTCGCTCGAAGGGCGGCACCGGCTCGCCGGCGAGTTCCTGCTGCAGGCCCTCGATGGGCGGCTCGGAACGGGCGAGATCGAGCGGCGGTTGACGGCTTTCGAGGTGCCTCCCCAGGAGTTTGTGGTCGCCTCGATGTTGGCGGACGACGGCGGCAGGCTGGCCAACGTGCACGTCGAACTCTGGCGGCATGGCGTTCCGGCGGCCTCCCTGCGGCGGAACGACCGGCTTCATGTGGTGGTCGCCGCGGACGTCGCGGATGATCTCCTGGTCCACTGCGCCGGGTCTGAAAGCGTCATCGGCGTCAGTTCAGCGGCCTCCGTCGCGGGACTCCAACAGGCCCTTCAAGAATCGTTGTGGGCGCTGGGTTCGGCGCGTGCCAACAAGCTGGGGCTGGCCCGCTACGCCGAGGGTCCCAGCTGGCTTGGACTGACGGGATTCGAGGAAGGAACCGCGTTGGTGCAGCGTCTCCTGGGGCCGGTTTTTGCGTACGAGCAACGCCAGGACGGCGACCTGACGGTCACATTAAAAACCTATTTGGACTCGCAGCGGTCGTGGCAAAAAACCGCGTCCGCGCTGTTCACGCACCGGCAAACCATCATCTACAGAATCCGGAAAATCGGCGAACTGACGGGGCTGGACATGGGTGAAACGTCCACCTTGGCGCAGCTCTGGCTGGCCTTGCAGATCCACGAGGCGATGCGCGGTTGA
- a CDS encoding MFS transporter, with product MSATSNLIDDAPLTRFHKKLTFFASGGPFIDGYALSIIGIALITMAPGLEMTPAEIGLVGAASLVGIFFGGAIFGWLTDRIGRHKMYIADLIALAVFSVLNGFATDMWQVVLCRLFLGMAIGADYPIATSLLAEFLPKKHRGRLLGATFVVWAIGAAAAYAVGYLLRDAGPEAWRFMVASPAVFAIITLLCRLGTPESPRWLLSRGRRDEADAVLKKVYGPQYGLADISSDSEGPLKQGSFLDIFRGQFWKRTLFVSIFWTAQVIPLFAVYTFAPDLLTSFGMHGDANLYGGSFLISMLFVVGGIPGLWLVEKIGRRKLLLWTFGIIVVALAIPAFIPNVEAAPLFIALAVFALASGASSFLEVVYPNELFPTEVRATAVGFGTAISRVGSAASTYLMPLAIVSFGAAGSLLIGAVISLIGLIATFLLAPETANKSLSELTTEHQPSTSNDSKINEGSLS from the coding sequence ATGAGCGCAACCAGCAACCTCATTGATGACGCCCCACTAACCCGGTTCCACAAGAAATTGACGTTCTTCGCGTCCGGCGGTCCGTTCATCGACGGCTACGCGCTGTCCATCATTGGCATCGCACTCATCACCATGGCCCCCGGACTGGAGATGACCCCCGCTGAAATTGGCCTGGTGGGTGCGGCAAGCCTGGTGGGCATCTTTTTCGGCGGTGCCATCTTTGGTTGGCTGACCGACAGGATCGGCCGCCACAAGATGTACATCGCGGACCTCATTGCGCTTGCGGTGTTTTCCGTCCTGAACGGCTTTGCCACCGACATGTGGCAAGTGGTCTTGTGCAGGCTCTTCCTGGGCATGGCCATCGGCGCCGACTACCCCATCGCTACCTCGCTCCTGGCCGAGTTCCTTCCCAAAAAACATCGCGGACGCCTGCTCGGTGCCACGTTCGTGGTGTGGGCCATAGGTGCCGCGGCGGCTTACGCCGTCGGCTACTTGTTGCGCGATGCGGGACCGGAGGCCTGGCGCTTCATGGTTGCCAGCCCGGCTGTCTTCGCCATCATCACGCTGCTCTGCCGGCTCGGCACGCCTGAGTCTCCACGGTGGTTGCTATCACGAGGGCGCCGCGATGAGGCCGATGCCGTCCTCAAGAAGGTTTACGGCCCTCAGTATGGACTGGCTGATATCTCTTCCGACAGCGAGGGACCCTTGAAGCAAGGCAGCTTCCTGGATATTTTCCGAGGTCAGTTCTGGAAGCGGACCCTGTTCGTCTCCATCTTTTGGACAGCACAGGTCATTCCGTTGTTTGCCGTCTACACTTTCGCCCCGGACCTGCTGACCTCGTTTGGCATGCATGGCGACGCCAACCTCTACGGTGGCTCATTCCTGATCTCCATGCTGTTTGTTGTCGGCGGCATTCCCGGACTCTGGCTTGTGGAGAAGATCGGGCGCCGAAAGCTGCTTTTGTGGACGTTCGGGATCATTGTTGTTGCCTTAGCCATTCCGGCTTTCATCCCCAATGTGGAAGCCGCACCGCTCTTTATTGCCCTGGCCGTCTTTGCCCTGGCGTCCGGAGCATCGAGTTTCCTTGAAGTCGTCTACCCCAACGAGCTCTTCCCCACGGAAGTCCGCGCCACGGCCGTCGGCTTCGGCACCGCCATCAGCAGGGTGGGATCGGCGGCAAGCACTTACCTGATGCCATTGGCGATCGTGTCGTTTGGCGCGGCCGGATCGCTTCTCATCGGCGCGGTCATTTCGCTGATCGGGCTCATCGCCACCTTCCTCCTGGCTCCCGAAACGGCAAACAAGTCCCTTTCGGAGCTCACCACCGAACACCAGCCCAGCACGTCCAATGACAGCAAGATCAACGAAGGATCCCTCTCATGA
- the speB gene encoding agmatinase — protein sequence MTTHQPIGPVDATKVPRYAGLGTFARLPQIDRVPDYDIAVVGVPFDGGTSFRPGARFGPAAVREASRLLRPGYHPELDVEPVYEAQVVDAGDIACTPYDITRAVREIEEQALPLISESKRLVSIGGDHTVALPMLRALNKVHGPVALLHFDAHLDTWDTYFDQPITHGTIFRRAFEEGLLVEDKSMHVGIRGPVYDRNDFLRDHEFGFQIIRCSDLDVIGVPAAIERVKERLGDTPVYVSIDIDVLDPSYAPGTGTPEMGGLHSRELLALLRGLDGINIVGADVVEVAPAYDHADITSVAAATVVFDLLALMVNRGKTAAPASLDLEAAAL from the coding sequence ATGACCACGCACCAGCCCATCGGCCCCGTCGACGCAACCAAGGTTCCCCGTTACGCCGGCCTCGGCACCTTCGCCCGACTCCCCCAGATCGACCGCGTTCCGGACTACGACATCGCCGTTGTGGGTGTGCCGTTCGACGGCGGCACCTCCTTCCGGCCCGGGGCGCGTTTTGGTCCTGCCGCGGTCCGCGAGGCATCGCGGCTCCTGCGCCCGGGCTACCACCCGGAGCTCGACGTCGAGCCCGTGTACGAAGCCCAGGTTGTTGACGCAGGCGACATCGCTTGCACCCCTTACGACATCACCCGCGCCGTCCGCGAAATTGAGGAACAGGCCCTGCCCCTCATCAGCGAATCGAAGCGCTTGGTATCCATCGGCGGCGACCACACCGTTGCCCTGCCGATGCTGCGGGCACTGAACAAGGTCCACGGGCCGGTCGCGCTCCTGCATTTCGACGCCCACCTGGACACCTGGGACACGTACTTCGACCAGCCGATCACGCACGGGACCATCTTCCGCCGCGCCTTTGAAGAAGGCCTTCTTGTGGAGGACAAGTCGATGCACGTTGGTATCCGCGGACCTGTCTATGACCGCAACGATTTCCTCCGGGACCACGAGTTCGGCTTCCAGATCATCCGCTGCTCGGACCTGGACGTCATCGGCGTGCCGGCCGCCATTGAGCGGGTCAAGGAACGCCTTGGCGACACGCCCGTCTACGTTTCCATCGACATCGATGTCCTCGATCCTTCCTATGCACCCGGCACTGGAACTCCGGAGATGGGCGGCCTGCATTCACGCGAGCTTCTCGCCCTGCTCCGCGGCCTGGATGGTATCAACATCGTGGGAGCGGACGTAGTAGAGGTCGCCCCTGCCTACGATCACGCCGACATCACCAGCGTGGCCGCCGCCACCGTTGTTTTCGACCTGCTGGCACTCATGGTCAACCGCGGGAAGACGGCGGCGCCGGCCAGTCTCGATCTTGAGGCCGCTGCGCTCTGA
- a CDS encoding AMP-binding protein produces MSIQSDVAGVAFAARLASFGDRPAVRLAAETVTYAQLAARVEEMARSFGDGRRLIALEAENTLPSLTVYLAALASGQPLLVLPSGGGQAAEALISAYEPDIVARSVDGGVSLDVRRERSGHELHPDLALLLSTSGSTGAPKLVRISAGSIQANAAAIAQYLHLRPEDRAATTLPLSYCYGMSVVHSHLLVGASIALTDLSVVDPCFWDLMRRESVTSFAAVPYTFDLLERVGFDRMDLPSLRYITQAGGRLAPERVRSYAQLGQEQGWDLFVMYGQTEATARMAYLPPDEAEEHPHAIGVPIPGGSFRLEPVPGLDDCELVFSGPNVMLGYAEHPADLARGRDITELRTGDLARIGPSGLYEIVGRRSRFVKIVGLRIDLGQVEQILQDLGVTAAVAGTDVGLVAAVEGNHELPLLTKALAHDLGVPRSALTLCRVETIPRLANGKTDYQAILALAPADAYAPPGATTPIAEKYDGGPGPSAAESPDDARRIFIDVLERDDVADTDTFVSLGGDSLSYVAASVRLERALGYLPHGWHLMPVCELTPAVERERSGAAGTNGVHPKKKPNAGSGVKEPQASTGTGRKRRPKKLTARLETGIVLRAVAIIFIVSSHVGLFRWEGTAHVLIAVAGYNFARFQLAGSCRERLTRHLKAVARIALPSIVVISVAFAVTDDYGWHNIFLLNTLVGPQGWTDMSRFWFIEILVHILLGMAALLAIPALDRAQRRWPWLLPLALGGADLLQRFDIVELPYPGQGPVLWLFALGWVAALSRTWWQRAATTVAAFLTIPGFFTSEPRSATVLVGFLVLLWVATLPVPRGLHRLTALLASSSLYIYVTHWLVYPLIVEGKPGSAPDAALGLAVAASLAAGIGYWALVTKVMGAAERWLGRRRQLPRRSQRQPT; encoded by the coding sequence GTGAGTATTCAGTCCGATGTGGCCGGAGTAGCCTTTGCCGCCCGATTGGCATCGTTTGGAGACCGGCCCGCAGTACGCCTGGCAGCCGAAACAGTGACCTACGCGCAGTTGGCGGCCCGTGTCGAGGAGATGGCCAGGTCCTTTGGCGACGGCCGGCGCCTTATCGCCCTCGAAGCGGAAAACACGTTGCCTTCCCTCACCGTGTACCTTGCAGCACTGGCATCCGGACAACCGTTGCTGGTCCTTCCTTCCGGGGGCGGGCAGGCCGCGGAAGCGCTGATCTCGGCCTATGAGCCGGACATTGTGGCACGTTCGGTGGATGGAGGCGTCTCGCTGGACGTGCGCCGGGAGCGCAGCGGCCACGAACTCCATCCTGACCTCGCCCTGTTGCTGAGCACTTCCGGTTCAACGGGTGCCCCGAAACTGGTCCGCATCTCGGCAGGGTCGATCCAGGCCAACGCGGCCGCCATCGCCCAGTACCTGCACCTCCGCCCGGAAGACAGGGCAGCAACGACGCTTCCGTTGTCCTACTGCTACGGCATGAGCGTCGTGCACAGCCATCTCCTGGTGGGGGCGTCGATAGCGCTCACCGATCTGTCCGTGGTGGATCCGTGTTTTTGGGATCTGATGCGGCGCGAATCCGTGACTTCGTTCGCCGCGGTTCCCTACACCTTCGATCTTCTGGAGCGTGTGGGCTTCGACCGCATGGACCTGCCCAGCCTGCGGTACATCACCCAGGCCGGAGGGCGTTTGGCGCCTGAACGGGTACGCAGCTACGCCCAGCTCGGACAGGAACAAGGCTGGGACCTCTTCGTCATGTACGGCCAAACCGAAGCGACGGCCCGGATGGCGTACCTCCCGCCGGACGAGGCCGAGGAGCATCCCCATGCCATCGGCGTCCCCATTCCCGGGGGATCCTTCCGGCTGGAACCTGTTCCTGGACTGGACGATTGCGAGCTGGTCTTCTCCGGGCCAAACGTCATGCTGGGCTACGCCGAACACCCGGCGGACCTCGCCCGGGGCCGGGACATCACCGAGCTGCGCACAGGCGACCTCGCCCGGATCGGACCAAGCGGGCTCTACGAAATCGTTGGCCGGCGCAGCCGCTTCGTCAAGATCGTGGGGCTTCGGATCGACCTGGGCCAGGTCGAGCAGATCCTTCAGGATCTCGGCGTGACAGCGGCCGTGGCCGGGACCGACGTCGGACTCGTCGCCGCCGTCGAAGGTAACCACGAGCTCCCGCTCCTGACCAAAGCGCTCGCGCACGATCTCGGCGTCCCAAGGTCGGCCCTGACGCTGTGCCGCGTAGAAACGATCCCCCGCCTGGCCAACGGAAAAACGGACTACCAGGCCATTCTCGCCCTCGCCCCGGCGGATGCCTACGCGCCTCCGGGAGCGACCACCCCGATTGCGGAGAAGTACGACGGCGGCCCCGGACCTTCCGCCGCAGAGTCGCCGGACGATGCGCGCAGGATCTTCATCGACGTCCTGGAACGGGACGACGTGGCGGATACGGACACTTTCGTTTCCCTGGGCGGAGACTCACTGTCCTACGTCGCCGCCTCGGTCAGGCTGGAGCGTGCACTCGGCTACCTTCCCCACGGATGGCACCTGATGCCCGTCTGCGAACTGACGCCCGCCGTCGAACGCGAACGCAGTGGTGCCGCCGGAACGAACGGCGTGCACCCAAAGAAAAAGCCCAATGCCGGGTCCGGCGTCAAGGAACCCCAGGCTTCAACCGGCACCGGACGAAAACGGCGTCCCAAAAAGCTCACGGCCCGCCTGGAAACAGGAATCGTCCTTCGCGCCGTCGCCATCATCTTCATCGTCTCCTCCCACGTTGGATTGTTCCGGTGGGAAGGGACCGCGCATGTCCTGATCGCCGTGGCCGGCTACAACTTTGCCCGTTTCCAGTTGGCGGGTTCGTGCCGGGAGCGGCTGACGCGCCATCTCAAAGCCGTCGCGCGCATCGCGTTGCCCAGCATCGTGGTGATCAGCGTGGCCTTCGCGGTGACGGACGATTACGGCTGGCACAACATTTTCCTGCTCAACACGTTGGTGGGTCCGCAGGGTTGGACCGACATGTCACGGTTCTGGTTCATCGAAATCCTTGTTCACATCCTCCTGGGCATGGCTGCCCTCCTGGCCATTCCGGCGTTGGACAGGGCCCAGCGACGGTGGCCCTGGCTGCTCCCCCTGGCACTCGGGGGCGCGGACCTGCTGCAACGCTTCGACATCGTTGAGCTGCCGTATCCCGGCCAAGGTCCGGTGCTGTGGCTCTTCGCGCTCGGCTGGGTGGCCGCGTTGTCCAGGACATGGTGGCAACGTGCGGCCACCACAGTGGCAGCCTTCCTGACCATCCCCGGGTTCTTCACCAGCGAGCCACGCAGCGCGACAGTCCTGGTTGGCTTCCTCGTGCTTCTATGGGTAGCCACGCTGCCTGTGCCACGGGGTTTGCATCGGCTGACGGCACTGCTGGCCAGTTCCTCCCTGTACATCTACGTGACGCACTGGCTCGTCTATCCGCTGATCGTCGAGGGCAAGCCCGGGTCGGCACCGGACGCCGCCCTCGGCCTGGCCGTTGCGGCATCGCTTGCAGCGGGCATCGGCTATTGGGCGCTGGTCACCAAAGTCATGGGCGCCGCCGAAAGGTGGCTGGGCCGCCGTCGTCAGCTGCCCAGGCGATCACAGCGGCAACCGACGTGA
- the mscL gene encoding large conductance mechanosensitive channel protein MscL — protein sequence MFKGFKDFILRGNVIELAIAVVIGSAFTALVAAFTNNIINPVIAAAGGVNADGLGFRIWPDKEATFVNIGAVLTAMVTFLITAAVVYFIFVAPMNKINSMVKDRLATAEPEEEPIPADTALLAEIRDLLKDAAAARGGNRDLDEDPIR from the coding sequence ATGTTTAAGGGTTTCAAGGACTTCATTCTCCGCGGCAACGTGATCGAACTGGCCATCGCGGTCGTCATCGGCAGTGCCTTCACGGCACTGGTAGCCGCTTTCACCAACAACATCATCAATCCGGTGATCGCCGCGGCCGGTGGCGTCAACGCGGACGGACTGGGCTTCCGGATCTGGCCGGACAAAGAGGCCACGTTCGTCAACATCGGCGCCGTGCTGACCGCCATGGTGACCTTCCTGATCACCGCCGCCGTTGTCTACTTCATCTTCGTGGCGCCCATGAACAAGATCAACTCCATGGTCAAGGACCGACTGGCCACCGCAGAGCCCGAGGAAGAGCCGATTCCGGCGGACACCGCCCTCTTGGCCGAGATCCGCGACCTCCTCAAGGACGCCGCAGCAGCCCGTGGCGGCAACCGCGACCTGGACGAGGACCCGATCCGCTAG
- a CDS encoding amino acid-binding protein, with the protein MKPNASSPVTADLLCEVCGQLPEPPKARLTLANIAVMLPIELLVHAAVVETHLPYVTKVLLLTVTATVLVIWVAEPSAAKVLRRWLHAPALKHRRRLQTAPALWRARTLLRDQPGSLQKITQSLAKLDTNILSIHVHPMDGAGLPGSVMDEFVLSAPGHLTEQELLQAMHDGGGRESHVWPTTALAMADGQTKALSLAARIAGNPQELPLAVAELLSAKVVPTGTEHPAPGAGTAVGRSADILKIPTAWHGPLLFSRPGEPFTPAESARAHRLAELAEILAYNPAVGRSATG; encoded by the coding sequence ATGAAGCCCAACGCGAGCTCTCCCGTCACGGCCGACCTCCTGTGCGAGGTCTGCGGCCAGCTGCCTGAACCTCCCAAGGCCCGGCTCACCCTGGCCAACATCGCCGTCATGCTGCCCATTGAGCTGCTGGTACACGCGGCGGTGGTGGAGACCCATCTGCCCTATGTGACCAAGGTCTTGCTCCTGACCGTCACCGCGACTGTCCTGGTGATCTGGGTGGCCGAGCCGTCTGCCGCCAAAGTATTGCGGCGTTGGCTGCATGCCCCGGCGCTCAAACACCGCCGCAGGCTGCAGACAGCACCCGCTCTCTGGCGTGCCCGTACCCTGCTGCGCGACCAACCGGGTTCGCTGCAAAAGATCACCCAGTCCCTCGCCAAGCTGGACACGAACATTCTGAGCATCCACGTCCACCCCATGGATGGGGCGGGACTCCCCGGCAGCGTGATGGATGAGTTCGTCCTGTCCGCGCCGGGGCACCTCACCGAGCAGGAACTGCTTCAGGCAATGCACGACGGCGGCGGGCGCGAGTCCCACGTCTGGCCCACCACTGCGCTGGCCATGGCGGACGGGCAAACCAAAGCCCTCAGCCTCGCGGCCCGGATTGCCGGGAATCCGCAGGAACTGCCATTGGCCGTCGCCGAACTCCTGTCCGCCAAAGTGGTCCCCACAGGTACTGAACACCCGGCACCCGGGGCTGGCACCGCCGTCGGACGTTCCGCAGACATCCTGAAGATTCCTACCGCCTGGCATGGCCCGCTCTTGTTCTCCCGGCCCGGCGAGCCGTTCACCCCGGCGGAGTCGGCAAGGGCCCACAGATTGGCCGAACTGGCTGAGATTTTGGCATACAACCCGGCGGTCGGAAGGTCCGCCACGGGCTAG
- a CDS encoding MFS transporter — protein MSLENTQVATQDNEQKPGKDGVQRRTNVRWKLFILLLVLVAVNYIDRGSISVALPIIQKEFNLAPELVGLLLSAFFWTYALMQIPVGWLIDKFGPRKVVTASCIGWGAATAASGFAGGFLSMFIARLGIGVTEAGVMPAGGKLNAIWMHKKERGRGATILDAGAPLGAGLGGILITWLIASTGSWRMSFIIAGAATILMGLAVWWYIRDNPRQHKGVNDAEAEYIEASHAEEDAEAAREGAQGKRALLPYLKFRSFWAMCFGWLGFNGVFYGLLTWGPLYLAQAKGFDLKTIGWSTFVIFGAGFVGEILGGTIADKWRAAGASANKVMRTLLGISSVVVVGGLVGVTVVADPITAVVLLSVVLFFLRWVGLFWSIPSILGGRTNAGVLGGAMNFSGNIAGFITPIVVGLIVGATGSYTWALIYFVGSAVVMGVSVLALDYNKRLPV, from the coding sequence GTGTCTCTCGAAAACACCCAAGTGGCAACCCAGGACAACGAACAAAAGCCCGGCAAGGACGGCGTGCAGCGACGCACGAACGTCCGCTGGAAGCTCTTCATCCTGTTGTTGGTCCTGGTCGCCGTCAATTACATCGACCGCGGTTCCATCTCCGTAGCCCTGCCCATCATCCAAAAAGAATTCAACCTGGCTCCCGAACTCGTCGGCCTGCTCCTTTCTGCCTTCTTTTGGACCTACGCCCTCATGCAGATCCCTGTCGGCTGGCTGATCGACAAGTTCGGCCCCCGCAAGGTGGTCACGGCGTCCTGCATCGGCTGGGGCGCGGCCACGGCCGCCTCCGGTTTCGCCGGAGGCTTCCTGAGCATGTTCATCGCCCGCCTGGGCATCGGCGTCACTGAAGCTGGCGTCATGCCCGCCGGCGGCAAGCTCAACGCCATCTGGATGCACAAGAAGGAGCGGGGCCGCGGCGCCACGATCCTTGACGCAGGCGCTCCCCTCGGCGCAGGCCTTGGCGGCATCCTCATCACCTGGTTGATCGCTTCCACCGGAAGCTGGCGGATGTCGTTCATCATCGCCGGCGCAGCCACCATCCTCATGGGCCTGGCCGTCTGGTGGTACATCCGCGACAATCCCCGCCAGCACAAGGGCGTCAACGACGCCGAAGCGGAGTACATCGAAGCTTCCCACGCCGAGGAAGACGCAGAAGCCGCCCGCGAAGGCGCCCAGGGCAAGCGCGCACTCCTGCCCTACCTGAAATTCCGCTCCTTCTGGGCCATGTGCTTTGGCTGGCTCGGCTTCAACGGAGTGTTCTACGGCCTGCTGACGTGGGGCCCGCTCTACCTTGCACAGGCAAAGGGTTTCGACCTGAAGACCATCGGCTGGTCCACGTTCGTGATCTTCGGCGCCGGGTTCGTCGGGGAAATCCTCGGTGGAACCATTGCGGACAAGTGGCGTGCCGCCGGCGCTTCGGCCAACAAGGTCATGCGTACCCTGCTGGGCATTTCCAGCGTCGTAGTAGTGGGCGGACTGGTTGGCGTTACCGTCGTCGCAGACCCGATCACCGCCGTCGTGCTTCTTTCGGTAGTCCTGTTCTTCCTCCGCTGGGTCGGCCTGTTCTGGTCCATCCCGTCCATCCTGGGCGGCCGCACCAACGCCGGCGTCCTCGGTGGGGCAATGAACTTCAGCGGCAACATTGCCGGGTTCATCACCCCGATTGTGGTAGGCCTGATTGTCGGGGCAACCGGCTCCTACACCTGGGCATTGATCTACTTTGTTGGGTCCGCGGTAGTCATGGGCGTCTCCGTCCTGGCCCTGGATTACAACAAGCGGCTCCCGGTCTGA
- a CDS encoding GntR family transcriptional regulator, protein MLTAEDTNTTDRPLRESVRDTLRTRIFEGHYAPGTRLVERDLAAEFNVSRLPIREALRMLRQEGLIRDRSGRGTEVSGLSPKDVEDLFDVRQSLEVLACRLAAKRAMPEDLQHLSGLLDQAEHFLAKGSVLEAHRANSEFHDAITGIANNDFLRSALEPLQGRMHWLFRHVSDLPELIREHRELYAAIASGDADRAAAQSASHVGKYRDQFPEDYSATEPQLRKKP, encoded by the coding sequence ATGCTGACCGCAGAAGACACGAACACCACGGACCGCCCCCTTCGGGAATCCGTGCGTGACACGCTCCGTACCCGGATCTTCGAAGGCCACTATGCGCCCGGCACCCGGCTGGTGGAGCGGGACCTCGCCGCCGAGTTCAACGTTTCCCGACTGCCTATCCGCGAAGCCCTCCGGATGCTCCGGCAGGAAGGGCTCATCCGGGACCGCTCGGGACGGGGCACCGAAGTGAGCGGCCTGAGCCCCAAGGATGTGGAGGACTTGTTCGATGTCCGCCAATCCCTGGAAGTCCTGGCCTGCCGGCTCGCCGCGAAGCGCGCCATGCCGGAGGACCTCCAACACCTTTCCGGGCTGCTGGACCAGGCCGAGCACTTCCTCGCCAAGGGCTCGGTCCTGGAAGCCCACCGCGCCAACAGCGAATTCCACGATGCCATCACCGGCATCGCCAACAACGATTTTCTCCGCTCCGCGCTCGAACCCCTCCAAGGCCGCATGCACTGGCTGTTCCGCCACGTCAGCGACCTCCCCGAACTGATCCGCGAACACCGCGAACTCTACGCAGCGATCGCCAGCGGTGACGCCGACCGCGCTGCCGCCCAGTCGGCGTCACACGTTGGCAAGTACCGCGACCAGTTTCCCGAGGACTACAGCGCCACGGAGCCCCAGCTACGGAAGAAACCATGA
- a CDS encoding aspartate/glutamate racemase family protein codes for MKLLVINPNISDDVTALIEAEALRSASADTELIVRTAGHGVEYIETRFESLIAAGAVAELIAEYAHDGGTALGEPSAGPAVDGIVVAAFGDPGMPALKELVDVPIIGITEAALCAAALQGQRFSIIAISDRIQAWYRDCVERFGFGGRLASIRSINQSLNSIGSVQADFKETLLALSRQAVAEDGADVVILAGAPLAGLARELEGQIPVPVVDGISAGVRMAEAVVSLKSGVHRGGSFAAPPVKTRRGLSANLDAALTAAQSAQLSPTA; via the coding sequence ATGAAACTCCTGGTCATCAACCCCAACATCAGCGACGACGTCACGGCGCTCATCGAAGCCGAAGCCCTCCGTTCCGCCAGTGCGGACACCGAGCTGATCGTCCGGACCGCCGGGCACGGCGTCGAGTACATCGAGACGCGCTTCGAGTCACTCATCGCCGCGGGTGCGGTTGCGGAGCTGATCGCCGAATACGCGCACGACGGCGGCACGGCCCTTGGTGAGCCCAGCGCCGGTCCCGCCGTGGACGGCATAGTGGTGGCAGCCTTCGGCGACCCGGGCATGCCCGCGCTGAAGGAACTCGTGGACGTGCCGATCATCGGGATCACCGAGGCCGCCCTGTGCGCAGCCGCGTTGCAGGGCCAGCGCTTCTCCATCATCGCCATCTCGGACCGCATCCAGGCCTGGTACCGCGATTGCGTGGAGCGCTTCGGCTTCGGCGGCCGCCTCGCGTCCATCCGTTCCATCAATCAGTCCCTCAATTCCATCGGCTCGGTCCAGGCAGACTTCAAGGAAACCCTCCTGGCACTGAGCCGGCAGGCCGTCGCAGAGGACGGCGCCGACGTCGTGATCCTGGCCGGTGCGCCGCTCGCGGGGCTGGCCCGTGAGCTTGAAGGCCAGATCCCCGTGCCCGTTGTGGACGGTATCTCCGCCGGTGTGCGCATGGCCGAAGCCGTGGTGTCGCTTAAGTCCGGCGTCCACCGTGGTGGTTCGTTCGCGGCTCCGCCGGTGAAGACCCGACGCGGCCTTTCCGCCAACCTCGACGCCGCACTGACGGCCGCGCAGTCGGCCCAGCTCTCCCCCACGGCCTAA